One Paenibacillus sp. SYP-B4298 genomic window, TCCTATTGAACTTTCAAATTTAGTATAAAAGTTTGCGATTGGGAAGAAACTTGAGGGAATTAGCGTATCAATAGAAATAGAGGTTATTTTGTAATAATTTAATTATTTAAGTCAATTATTAATATTTATACATCTTTTTACACGAAGCTGTCAATCAAATTTCTACCTCTCTCGTTTGAGCAGGGAAGAGGTCAACGTTGCTCTTCATCCACTGTCAGCGCCCTTTTGTGGCTTCGACACCAAACTGGAATAAAAAACCGTGCGACATTTTGAGATATATGGTATTATACCAATTAACACCATATTTTGTTGATTATTCGCTTTTACTAAAATATATGACTCTAGTACCAGTAGAGTCCAAGGAGCATGTCGAAATTCATGGTTAACTCGTGGTTTCCCTATTATCATGCCAACCCTTCAACCAGAATTCGCCTCTTTTGCTTTCCATTTGCCGGAGGAGGGGCCTCCTTCTACAGGAACTGGAGCGCTCGCCTTCCTTGGGCTGAGGTCATAGCCGTCCAATTGCCTGGCAGGGAGAACCGAATTGGTGAATTACCCTATGTAATTATCGAGGATGCTCTTCAGGCGCTTGAGACTGCTCTGTTGCCTTTTCTCTCGAAACCGTTTGCATTCATGGGCTACAGCATGGGCGGGATGCTCTCTTTTCATCTCGCCCAGCAGTTGCAACGCAAATACAACCTCACTCCAGAGCGGCTCTTTCTCGCTGCCAGCCGTCCTCCTTGGGCTTCAGATTGGCGGCATTTCTACGACGAGGAGTCAGACGAGGCATTAATTAAACGCTTGCTTTCCATTGGGGGCACGCCAGAAGCCCTGCTGCATCATCAAGAATTATGGCCCATGCTATTGCCGACCATCCGTGCAGATTTCCAGCTCTGCTCCAGCCTTAGAATGCCCGATCCGGGCGAGCCATTGTCCTGCCCTATTACGGTATTTGGCGGAGACGACGATGCGCTCGTAACCACTGACCAATTACAAGAATGGAGAATGGGGACCTTTGGCGAATTCGAGCTTCATTCCTTTGCAGGGGGCCATTTTTTCATTGAGCATCATTTGGGGACGATCCACGATTGCATGACGACGCTTCTTTGCATGAATACCATTCAGAAGGGTTGATTAGAATGCTGCATATGAACGAGCAAGGTACTATTGTTGACATCCTGCTAGGCATCGCTCAAGCAAGACCGGAGGACTTAGCCATTACGCATCTGGATACGGTCAATGAATCCATCTCTTACGGCATGCTGCTGGGCCGTGCCCGGGCGATTGCTACTGTGCTGCTAGAGACGGGTGCATCCGGCCATAGAGTCATGCTGGCTTATCCCTCTAGCATTGAATATGTATGCGCATTCTTTGGATGCCTCCTGGCTGGAGCGATCGCTGTTCCCGTCTATCCGCCGAAGCATTCCAAGCAGGATGTACGCTTTGAATCCATTCAACAGGATTCCGGCTCTGCATTTGCACTCACCAGCGAAGCTATTTTGACAGACCTGCTCAATAGAAATTCACAGTATGTGCGCCAGGATGGCTTGCGCTGGATCGTCACAGATACATTGGAGGCCGAGGATCATCGCGATGGGAGCCACCGCCTTCCTACTGCAGACGAGGTTTGCTTTTTGCAATATACCTCAGGCTCCACCTCCATGCCCAAAGGCGTTATGGTATCGCATGGCAATATTGTGACCAACACGAAAATGATCGCGAGCACATTCGATATGCCTCCATCCGGCACGATTGTCAGTTGGCTCCCTCATTTTCATGACATGGGACTGATTGGAAAGACATTGCTGGCTGTCAGTCTAGGATATCATTTGGTGCAGATGCCTCCGATCTATTTCATGCAACGGCCAGTGCGTTGGCTGCAGGCCATTTCGACATACAAAGCGGTCCTTACAGCAGCCCCAAACTTTGCATTCGATCTGTGCGTTAAAAAAGTAACTGCAGAACAAATGGAGGGGCTGGACTTGTCCGATTTAAAAAACGCTGTCTGTGGGGCAGAGCCCATAAGATTCAACACAGTTACTGCTTTCTCTGAGAAATTCTCGACGATCGGATTCAGACAGGAGGCCTTCTGTCCCTCCTTCGGGCTGGCCGAAGCCACGCTTATGGTATCCGGCTCTGATCCTTATTCCTCACCCAATATACATACTTTGGATAAGGGAGAGTTAAAGAATCACCGTGTTGTATTTGCGGATACAGCTAGCTATGCTCAACCCTCCTGTACCACCCATGTCGTTAGCTGCGGGAAGCCGAACGCAACGACAACCGTAGCGATTGTTGATCCACAGACGGGGATGCTCTGCCCCAACGACCGGATCGGTGAGGTATGGCTTGCAGGGCCTAATATCACACTCGGCTATTGGAATCGATCTGAGGAGACGGCTTCCGTATTCCATCGCAGCCTGCCCGAGTTTCCGAATAAGCTTTTTATGAGAACCGGAGACCTTGGGTACATGCATGACGGGGAGCTCGCCATTACCGGAAGACTTAAAGATTGCTTCTCGATCCGAGGGCAGAATTACTTCCCTAACGACATCGAGCATACCGTGGAGAGCAGCCATCTGGCCATCCAGCAAGGAGCTACAGCAGCCTTCGCAGTCGAGCATGGTGGAGAGGAACGGCTGGCGGTGATCGCTGAAATTGATAGACAGTGGAGGAAGAGTGACCTTGCCCTGGTAGCTACAGCAGTGCGAACCGCCATCTTCGAAGAGCACGGACTGCAGGTGCATGCACTTATCCTCTCCCATCCTGGCAGTGTGCCCAAAACGACAAGCGGCAAAATACAGAGAAGACAGTGTAAACAATTGTATGAAGAGCAAGGACTCCCTGCTCTGTACGCGCAGGTTCGAAACCAGC contains:
- a CDS encoding thioesterase II family protein, with the protein product MVNSWFPYYHANPSTRIRLFCFPFAGGGASFYRNWSARLPWAEVIAVQLPGRENRIGELPYVIIEDALQALETALLPFLSKPFAFMGYSMGGMLSFHLAQQLQRKYNLTPERLFLAASRPPWASDWRHFYDEESDEALIKRLLSIGGTPEALLHHQELWPMLLPTIRADFQLCSSLRMPDPGEPLSCPITVFGGDDDALVTTDQLQEWRMGTFGEFELHSFAGGHFFIEHHLGTIHDCMTTLLCMNTIQKG
- a CDS encoding fatty acyl-AMP ligase; the encoded protein is MLHMNEQGTIVDILLGIAQARPEDLAITHLDTVNESISYGMLLGRARAIATVLLETGASGHRVMLAYPSSIEYVCAFFGCLLAGAIAVPVYPPKHSKQDVRFESIQQDSGSAFALTSEAILTDLLNRNSQYVRQDGLRWIVTDTLEAEDHRDGSHRLPTADEVCFLQYTSGSTSMPKGVMVSHGNIVTNTKMIASTFDMPPSGTIVSWLPHFHDMGLIGKTLLAVSLGYHLVQMPPIYFMQRPVRWLQAISTYKAVLTAAPNFAFDLCVKKVTAEQMEGLDLSDLKNAVCGAEPIRFNTVTAFSEKFSTIGFRQEAFCPSFGLAEATLMVSGSDPYSSPNIHTLDKGELKNHRVVFADTASYAQPSCTTHVVSCGKPNATTTVAIVDPQTGMLCPNDRIGEVWLAGPNITLGYWNRSEETASVFHRSLPEFPNKLFMRTGDLGYMHDGELAITGRLKDCFSIRGQNYFPNDIEHTVESSHLAIQQGATAAFAVEHGGEERLAVIAEIDRQWRKSDLALVATAVRTAIFEEHGLQVHALILSHPGSVPKTTSGKIQRRQCKQLYEEQGLPALYAQVRNQHVPDWGAVSHTRDEQTLEQGVQNR